Proteins encoded within one genomic window of Ignavibacteria bacterium:
- a CDS encoding bacterioferritin translates to MDKNKVIKKLNEMMNLEISGALKYLQYSYYVFGLNRIPIVGFLREQATESIGHSTKLGDKIVALGGLPTIKVDEDLKARKLTTEQILRESVQIETKALNGYMNLLNDVADDVVMDSFIRDFISEESGHLEEVEKMLRN, encoded by the coding sequence ATGGACAAAAATAAAGTCATCAAAAAATTAAATGAAATGATGAATCTCGAAATCTCCGGCGCATTGAAATACTTACAGTACTCATACTACGTATTTGGTTTGAATCGCATTCCTATTGTTGGATTTCTTCGTGAGCAAGCGACGGAATCCATTGGACATTCCACGAAACTTGGCGATAAAATAGTTGCTCTCGGCGGATTGCCGACGATAAAAGTTGACGAGGATTTAAAAGCACGAAAACTCACGACGGAACAAATCCTTCGTGAAAGTGTTCAAATTGAAACGAAAGCGTTGAATGGCTATATGAATCTTCTCAATGATGTTGCAGACGATGTGGTTATGGACAGTTTTATACGCGATTTTATTTCAGAAGAGAGCGGACACCTCGAAGAAGTCGAGAAAATGCTTCGAAATTAA
- a CDS encoding 4Fe-4S dicluster domain-containing protein yields MATMITEECINCGACEPECPNTAIYAGGVQYEYQGSTYDALSNDFYYIVPEKCTECVGHFDQEQCAAVCPVDCCVPDPNHVESEELLFDRAKAIHPDRAWADLSASTSRFRK; encoded by the coding sequence ATGGCAACGATGATAACTGAAGAATGTATTAACTGTGGCGCATGCGAACCTGAATGTCCCAATACGGCAATCTACGCAGGCGGAGTTCAATACGAATATCAAGGTTCAACATACGACGCGCTTTCCAATGATTTTTATTATATCGTTCCGGAAAAATGCACGGAATGTGTAGGACACTTTGACCAAGAACAATGCGCGGCGGTTTGTCCCGTTGATTGTTGCGTTCCCGATCCCAATCACGTTGAAAGCGAGGAATTGTTGTTCGATAGAGCAAAAGCAATTCATCCCGATCGTGCGTGGGCGGATTTATCAGCATCAACGTCACGCTTTAGGAAGTAA